One Salvia splendens isolate huo1 chromosome 12, SspV2, whole genome shotgun sequence genomic window carries:
- the LOC121759526 gene encoding RNA pseudouridine synthase 1-like isoform X2, protein MTRMPFGYPAHPLLQINRPLRLSSMAAEAHANSSQLQPENSPQTLADYPVPLSPPPPLLSKNVELNRALTASSKSSIFSLSRNDVLFEDEWLIAVNKPQGIYCESILSSVRSLLIPHQEEIGKLQEFHLSNRLDRDTSGVTVVTKSHKVAAKLVKAFTDHMVKKTYLALCVGSVPKWNKNVVKSGHGRSKHGAWRIYAVSDVGRTLPGGSYVRDMETLIEVLSVDGKGRSQEPLGSGKHEENTIVVKEKPEVTSCTEKSEVLVKAYPRSGRTHQIRLHCQYLGIPIRGDVKYEGVYEWKDRIYEGHELHAESLSFEHPVTEMAQSAHPSESVPVDSRIKVRFYSCIMQFPSYLSYRFRPLMCHRIVDSSKTPFAMAL, encoded by the exons ATGACAAGAATGCCCTTTGGTTACCCCGCTCATCCCCTCCTCCAAATTAACAGACCTCTCCGATTGTCGTCGATGGCGGCGGAAGCCCACGCGAATTCTTCCCAACTTCAGCCGGAAAACTCCCCCCAAACACTTGCCGATTACCCTGTCCCACTCTCCCCTCCGCCACCGCTTCTATCGAAGAACGTCGAGCTGAATAGGGCTTTAACCGCATCTTCCAAATCTTCCATCTTTTCCCTCTCTAGAAATGATGTACTCTTCGAAGATGAGTGGCTCATTGCTGTCAATAAGCCTCAAGGGATTTATTGCGAATCCATTTTGTCTTCAGTTCGGAGTCTTCTCATCCCTCATCAAG AGGAGATAGGGAAGTTGCAAGAATTCCATCTATCTAATCGGCTAGACCGTGATACGAGTGGTGTGACGGTCGTAACAAAGTCTCATAAAGTGGCGGCCAAGCTTGTGAAAGCGTTTACAGATCACATGGTCAAGAAGACTTACCTTGCGCTGTGTGTTGGTTCAGTTCCAAAATGGAATAAGAACGTTGTAAAATCTGGCCATGGTCGATCAAAGCATGGAGCCTGGCGCATCTATGCTGTTTCTGATGTTGGTCGGACACTTCCTGGCGGATCATACGTTCGAGATATGGAAACGCTTATTGAAGTTTTATCAGTAGATGGGAAAGGCAGGTCACAAGAGCCTCTTGGATCGGGAAAACACGAAGAAAATACCATTGTTGTTAAGGAAAAACCAGAAGTTACATCTTGTACTGAGAAATCAGAGGTTCTAGTGAAAGCGTACCCTAGAAGTGGAAGAACGCACCAGATTCGTCTGCATTGCCAGTATCTTGGAATTCCAATTAGAGGGGATGTGAAGTACGAAGGTGTCTATGAATGGAAGGATAGAATCTACGAAGGACATGAACTTCATGCAGAAAGCTTGTCTTTTGAACATCCTGTTACAG AAATGGCACAATCAGCTCATCCCTCTGAGAGTGTACCCGTTGACAGTCGCATCAAGGTGAGATTCTACTCATGCATCATGCAGTTTCCATCCTACTTGTCCTATCGATTCAGACCCCTCATGTGCCACAGGATCGTTGACAGCAGCAAAACCCCTTTCGCAATG GCACTTTGA
- the LOC121759526 gene encoding RNA pseudouridine synthase 1-like isoform X3: MTRMPFGYPAHPLLQINRPLRLSSMAAEAHANSSQLQPENSPQTLADYPVPLSPPPPLLSKNVELNRALTASSKSSIFSLSRNDVLFEDEWLIAVNKPQGIYCESILSSVRSLLIPHQEEIGKLQEFHLSNRLDRDTSGVTVVTKSHKVAAKLVKAFTDHMVKKTYLALCVGSVPKWNKNVVKSGHGRSKHGAWRIYAVSDVGRTLPGGSYVRDMETLIEVLSVDGKGRSQEPLGSGKHEENTIVVKEKPEVTSCTEKSEVLVKAYPRSGRTHQIRLHCQYLGIPIRGDVKYEGVYEWKDRIYEGHELHAESLSFEHPVTEMAQSAHPSESVPVDSRIKDR; encoded by the exons ATGACAAGAATGCCCTTTGGTTACCCCGCTCATCCCCTCCTCCAAATTAACAGACCTCTCCGATTGTCGTCGATGGCGGCGGAAGCCCACGCGAATTCTTCCCAACTTCAGCCGGAAAACTCCCCCCAAACACTTGCCGATTACCCTGTCCCACTCTCCCCTCCGCCACCGCTTCTATCGAAGAACGTCGAGCTGAATAGGGCTTTAACCGCATCTTCCAAATCTTCCATCTTTTCCCTCTCTAGAAATGATGTACTCTTCGAAGATGAGTGGCTCATTGCTGTCAATAAGCCTCAAGGGATTTATTGCGAATCCATTTTGTCTTCAGTTCGGAGTCTTCTCATCCCTCATCAAG AGGAGATAGGGAAGTTGCAAGAATTCCATCTATCTAATCGGCTAGACCGTGATACGAGTGGTGTGACGGTCGTAACAAAGTCTCATAAAGTGGCGGCCAAGCTTGTGAAAGCGTTTACAGATCACATGGTCAAGAAGACTTACCTTGCGCTGTGTGTTGGTTCAGTTCCAAAATGGAATAAGAACGTTGTAAAATCTGGCCATGGTCGATCAAAGCATGGAGCCTGGCGCATCTATGCTGTTTCTGATGTTGGTCGGACACTTCCTGGCGGATCATACGTTCGAGATATGGAAACGCTTATTGAAGTTTTATCAGTAGATGGGAAAGGCAGGTCACAAGAGCCTCTTGGATCGGGAAAACACGAAGAAAATACCATTGTTGTTAAGGAAAAACCAGAAGTTACATCTTGTACTGAGAAATCAGAGGTTCTAGTGAAAGCGTACCCTAGAAGTGGAAGAACGCACCAGATTCGTCTGCATTGCCAGTATCTTGGAATTCCAATTAGAGGGGATGTGAAGTACGAAGGTGTCTATGAATGGAAGGATAGAATCTACGAAGGACATGAACTTCATGCAGAAAGCTTGTCTTTTGAACATCCTGTTACAG AAATGGCACAATCAGCTCATCCCTCTGAGAGTGTACCCGTTGACAGTCGCATCAAG GATCGTTGA
- the LOC121759526 gene encoding RNA pseudouridine synthase 1-like isoform X1, whose protein sequence is MTRMPFGYPAHPLLQINRPLRLSSMAAEAHANSSQLQPENSPQTLADYPVPLSPPPPLLSKNVELNRALTASSKSSIFSLSRNDVLFEDEWLIAVNKPQGIYCESILSSVRSLLIPHQEEIGKLQEFHLSNRLDRDTSGVTVVTKSHKVAAKLVKAFTDHMVKKTYLALCVGSVPKWNKNVVKSGHGRSKHGAWRIYAVSDVGRTLPGGSYVRDMETLIEVLSVDGKGRSQEPLGSGKHEENTIVVKEKPEVTSCTEKSEVLVKAYPRSGRTHQIRLHCQYLGIPIRGDVKYEGVYEWKDRIYEGHELHAESLSFEHPVTEMAQSAHPSESVPVDSRIKVRFYSCIMQFPSYLSYRFRPLMCHRIVDSSKTPFAMVFSRK, encoded by the exons ATGACAAGAATGCCCTTTGGTTACCCCGCTCATCCCCTCCTCCAAATTAACAGACCTCTCCGATTGTCGTCGATGGCGGCGGAAGCCCACGCGAATTCTTCCCAACTTCAGCCGGAAAACTCCCCCCAAACACTTGCCGATTACCCTGTCCCACTCTCCCCTCCGCCACCGCTTCTATCGAAGAACGTCGAGCTGAATAGGGCTTTAACCGCATCTTCCAAATCTTCCATCTTTTCCCTCTCTAGAAATGATGTACTCTTCGAAGATGAGTGGCTCATTGCTGTCAATAAGCCTCAAGGGATTTATTGCGAATCCATTTTGTCTTCAGTTCGGAGTCTTCTCATCCCTCATCAAG AGGAGATAGGGAAGTTGCAAGAATTCCATCTATCTAATCGGCTAGACCGTGATACGAGTGGTGTGACGGTCGTAACAAAGTCTCATAAAGTGGCGGCCAAGCTTGTGAAAGCGTTTACAGATCACATGGTCAAGAAGACTTACCTTGCGCTGTGTGTTGGTTCAGTTCCAAAATGGAATAAGAACGTTGTAAAATCTGGCCATGGTCGATCAAAGCATGGAGCCTGGCGCATCTATGCTGTTTCTGATGTTGGTCGGACACTTCCTGGCGGATCATACGTTCGAGATATGGAAACGCTTATTGAAGTTTTATCAGTAGATGGGAAAGGCAGGTCACAAGAGCCTCTTGGATCGGGAAAACACGAAGAAAATACCATTGTTGTTAAGGAAAAACCAGAAGTTACATCTTGTACTGAGAAATCAGAGGTTCTAGTGAAAGCGTACCCTAGAAGTGGAAGAACGCACCAGATTCGTCTGCATTGCCAGTATCTTGGAATTCCAATTAGAGGGGATGTGAAGTACGAAGGTGTCTATGAATGGAAGGATAGAATCTACGAAGGACATGAACTTCATGCAGAAAGCTTGTCTTTTGAACATCCTGTTACAG AAATGGCACAATCAGCTCATCCCTCTGAGAGTGTACCCGTTGACAGTCGCATCAAGGTGAGATTCTACTCATGCATCATGCAGTTTCCATCCTACTTGTCCTATCGATTCAGACCCCTCATGTGCCACAGGATCGTTGACAGCAGCAAAACCCCTTTCGCAATG GTGTTCagtcgaaaataa
- the LOC121759526 gene encoding RNA pseudouridine synthase 1-like isoform X4, whose product MTRMPFGYPAHPLLQINRPLRLSSMAAEAHANSSQLQPENSPQTLADYPVPLSPPPPLLSKNVELNRALTASSKSSIFSLSRNDVLFEDEWLIAVNKPQGIYCESILSSVRSLLIPHQEEIGKLQEFHLSNRLDRDTSGVTVVTKSHKVAAKLVKAFTDHMVKKTYLALCVGSVPKWNKNVVKSGHGRSKHGAWRIYAVSDVGRTLPGGSYVRDMETLIEVLSVDGKGRSQEPLGSGKHEENTIVVKEKPEVTSCTEKSEVLVKAYPRSGRTHQIRLHCQYLGIPIRGDVKYEGVYEWKDRIYEGHELHAESLSFEHPVTEMAQSAHPSESVPVDSRIKAL is encoded by the exons ATGACAAGAATGCCCTTTGGTTACCCCGCTCATCCCCTCCTCCAAATTAACAGACCTCTCCGATTGTCGTCGATGGCGGCGGAAGCCCACGCGAATTCTTCCCAACTTCAGCCGGAAAACTCCCCCCAAACACTTGCCGATTACCCTGTCCCACTCTCCCCTCCGCCACCGCTTCTATCGAAGAACGTCGAGCTGAATAGGGCTTTAACCGCATCTTCCAAATCTTCCATCTTTTCCCTCTCTAGAAATGATGTACTCTTCGAAGATGAGTGGCTCATTGCTGTCAATAAGCCTCAAGGGATTTATTGCGAATCCATTTTGTCTTCAGTTCGGAGTCTTCTCATCCCTCATCAAG AGGAGATAGGGAAGTTGCAAGAATTCCATCTATCTAATCGGCTAGACCGTGATACGAGTGGTGTGACGGTCGTAACAAAGTCTCATAAAGTGGCGGCCAAGCTTGTGAAAGCGTTTACAGATCACATGGTCAAGAAGACTTACCTTGCGCTGTGTGTTGGTTCAGTTCCAAAATGGAATAAGAACGTTGTAAAATCTGGCCATGGTCGATCAAAGCATGGAGCCTGGCGCATCTATGCTGTTTCTGATGTTGGTCGGACACTTCCTGGCGGATCATACGTTCGAGATATGGAAACGCTTATTGAAGTTTTATCAGTAGATGGGAAAGGCAGGTCACAAGAGCCTCTTGGATCGGGAAAACACGAAGAAAATACCATTGTTGTTAAGGAAAAACCAGAAGTTACATCTTGTACTGAGAAATCAGAGGTTCTAGTGAAAGCGTACCCTAGAAGTGGAAGAACGCACCAGATTCGTCTGCATTGCCAGTATCTTGGAATTCCAATTAGAGGGGATGTGAAGTACGAAGGTGTCTATGAATGGAAGGATAGAATCTACGAAGGACATGAACTTCATGCAGAAAGCTTGTCTTTTGAACATCCTGTTACAG AAATGGCACAATCAGCTCATCCCTCTGAGAGTGTACCCGTTGACAGTCGCATCAAG GCACTTTGA